One Halobacterium zhouii genomic region harbors:
- a CDS encoding DUF5788 family protein, which translates to MQEYERKQLLERVDRESATVGASIPDEIDLQGERFELGAFVFEVKKRDTIPADTREEVDEVKTLLRRERIERRETLEEGDISREEGERVVEVLVGIDRALNALESMGATDLEAEAEANERADKKRWYSFLKQALGNDDNEGIRR; encoded by the coding sequence ATGCAAGAGTACGAGCGCAAGCAACTCCTCGAACGGGTCGACCGGGAGTCCGCGACGGTGGGGGCGTCGATTCCCGACGAGATCGACCTGCAGGGCGAGCGCTTCGAACTCGGGGCGTTCGTCTTCGAGGTGAAAAAGCGCGACACCATCCCGGCGGACACGCGCGAGGAGGTCGACGAAGTGAAGACGCTGCTGCGCCGCGAGCGCATCGAGCGCCGGGAGACCCTGGAAGAGGGGGATATCTCCCGGGAGGAGGGAGAGCGCGTCGTGGAGGTGCTGGTGGGCATCGACCGCGCGCTGAACGCGCTCGAATCCATGGGCGCGACCGACCTCGAGGCCGAAGCGGAGGCCAACGAGCGCGCCGACAAGAAGCGCTGGTACTCGTTCCTCAAGCAGGCACTCGGCAACGACGACAACGAGGGGATTCGGCGATGA
- a CDS encoding rhomboid family intramembrane serine protease, whose amino-acid sequence MATCDRCGEQEPMPYRCRLCGGTYCSDHRLPENHNCPGLDEWDDPNGVFDSGFDDSGGKQQQQAEGSVVSRVTPDASTGGLFGYFRGNMTYVFLALMWLTFVAQLIFQSTIDSQADVALYESIFVLTTTHPEYVWTWFTSIFAHAGFSHIFVNSIVIFFFGRLVEDYVGSREFSVLFLASGALAGLSQILVGLLQSTPAGVVGASGAGLAIMGVLTVLNPGLRVYLYFILPVPIWVLTGLYAVVSVIGIVGPSIAGANVANAAHLVGLLIGLAYGKHVEGRGRTPRQLQFGGGGGGRGGPGRGRF is encoded by the coding sequence ATGGCGACGTGTGACCGGTGTGGCGAACAGGAGCCGATGCCGTACCGGTGTCGGCTTTGTGGCGGCACCTACTGTTCGGACCACCGACTCCCGGAGAACCACAACTGTCCGGGGCTGGACGAGTGGGACGACCCGAACGGCGTCTTCGACAGCGGGTTCGACGATAGCGGCGGCAAGCAACAGCAGCAGGCCGAGGGAAGCGTCGTGAGTCGCGTGACGCCGGACGCGAGCACGGGCGGCCTGTTCGGCTACTTCCGCGGGAACATGACGTACGTGTTCCTCGCGCTGATGTGGTTGACGTTCGTCGCGCAACTCATCTTCCAGAGCACCATCGACTCACAGGCGGACGTCGCGCTCTACGAGAGCATCTTCGTGCTGACGACCACGCACCCGGAGTACGTCTGGACGTGGTTCACGTCCATCTTCGCGCACGCCGGGTTCTCGCACATCTTCGTGAACAGCATCGTGATATTCTTCTTCGGCCGTCTGGTCGAGGACTACGTCGGCTCCAGGGAGTTCTCAGTGCTGTTCCTGGCGTCGGGCGCGCTTGCGGGCCTGAGCCAGATACTCGTCGGGTTGCTTCAGAGCACCCCTGCGGGCGTGGTCGGCGCGAGCGGCGCCGGTCTCGCCATCATGGGCGTGCTCACCGTGCTCAACCCGGGACTGCGCGTCTACCTCTACTTCATCCTGCCCGTGCCAATCTGGGTGCTCACCGGTCTCTACGCGGTGGTGAGCGTCATCGGCATCGTCGGGCCGAGCATCGCGGGCGCGAACGTGGCGAACGCGGCCCACCTCGTCGGCCTGCTGATCGGGCTGGCGTACGGCAAGCACGTCGAGGGCCGCGGCCGCACGCCCCGCCAGCTCCAGTTCGGGGGCGGCGGTGGTGGCCGGGGCGGCCCGGGTCGCGGGCGCTTCTGA
- a CDS encoding endonuclease V, which translates to MNVVHPEYLPDPGRSREEMEVLQRDIAADAEFEDDVDFDSADVALSGTPTEHEVGQTELDASSATDTPVVVGVDQAFTDDEAVSAVVAIRDGVVVDRAAGHAPLEIPYIPGLLSFREGSAIVDALESLSVDPDVLVVDGSGRIHFRQAGLATHVGVLFDVPAVGVAKNLLCGTPRASLDDPLAAGARVAIEADDSMDAPDGTVVGYAYQSRQYPNPETRHVNPLFVSPGHRLSAETAVDVVEATCSGYKLPEPTRLADAYADELKA; encoded by the coding sequence GTGAACGTCGTCCACCCGGAGTACCTTCCGGACCCCGGTCGCTCGCGCGAGGAGATGGAGGTACTCCAGCGCGACATCGCGGCGGACGCCGAGTTCGAGGACGACGTTGACTTCGATTCCGCGGACGTCGCGCTCTCTGGAACACCGACCGAGCATGAAGTCGGTCAGACGGAACTCGATGCGAGCAGCGCAACGGACACACCGGTCGTCGTCGGCGTCGACCAGGCGTTCACGGACGACGAGGCGGTGAGCGCCGTCGTCGCCATCCGCGACGGCGTCGTGGTGGACCGCGCGGCGGGGCACGCGCCCCTGGAGATTCCCTACATTCCGGGCCTGCTCTCCTTTCGGGAGGGAAGCGCCATCGTGGACGCACTCGAATCCCTCTCCGTCGACCCCGACGTGCTGGTCGTCGACGGCAGCGGGCGCATCCACTTCCGGCAGGCCGGCCTCGCCACGCACGTCGGCGTCCTGTTCGACGTTCCGGCGGTCGGCGTGGCGAAGAACCTCCTGTGTGGCACACCCCGCGCGTCACTCGACGACCCGCTCGCGGCGGGCGCTCGCGTCGCCATCGAGGCCGACGATTCGATGGACGCCCCCGACGGCACCGTCGTCGGCTACGCTTACCAGAGCCGCCAGTACCCGAATCCCGAGACGCGCCACGTCAACCCACTGTTCGTGAGCCCCGGCCACCGCCTGAGCGCCGAAACGGCGGTCGACGTCGTCGAGGCGACCTGTTCGGGGTACAAGCTTCCCGAACCGACCAGACTCGCCGACGCGTACGCCGACGAACTGAAGGCGTAG
- a CDS encoding SDR family oxidoreductase → MENVALVTGCSSGIGDATARALLEEEWTVVATARDTDDVAALANAGCETAELDVTKPAQCVNVVDDVVERHGRLDALVNNAGYAQLGPLEDVPTRRVHDQFDVNVYGPHRLIRAALPHMREAGDGTIVNVSSVSGRVATPGMGAYNASKFALEGMSDALRAEVDSFGVDVALVEPGPVETQFSDRAESELDPLEGSGAYDRLYEFFADASAVNGVGAVSAEDVADTIVEATVSSNPKARYPVGRAGKIGVLARFLPASVLDRLYSLGMSLASRVQSRD, encoded by the coding sequence ATGGAGAACGTCGCGCTCGTCACTGGTTGTTCGTCGGGCATCGGTGACGCGACCGCCCGAGCACTGCTCGAGGAGGAGTGGACCGTCGTCGCGACCGCACGCGACACCGACGACGTCGCCGCGCTCGCGAACGCGGGCTGTGAGACCGCCGAACTCGACGTGACGAAACCCGCACAGTGCGTGAACGTCGTCGATGACGTCGTGGAGCGCCACGGCCGCCTCGACGCGCTCGTGAACAACGCCGGGTACGCGCAACTCGGCCCGCTCGAGGACGTGCCGACGCGGCGCGTCCACGACCAGTTCGACGTGAACGTCTACGGTCCTCACCGCCTCATTCGGGCGGCGCTCCCGCACATGCGGGAGGCCGGCGACGGAACCATCGTGAACGTCTCGAGCGTCTCCGGTCGCGTCGCCACACCCGGGATGGGCGCGTACAACGCCTCGAAGTTCGCGCTCGAGGGGATGAGCGACGCGCTCCGTGCGGAGGTCGACTCCTTCGGCGTGGACGTCGCGCTCGTCGAACCCGGGCCCGTGGAGACGCAGTTCTCGGACCGCGCGGAGTCGGAACTCGACCCGCTGGAGGGAAGCGGCGCCTACGACCGGCTCTACGAGTTCTTCGCGGACGCGAGCGCGGTCAACGGCGTCGGCGCGGTGTCGGCCGAGGACGTCGCGGACACCATCGTGGAGGCCACCGTGAGCTCGAACCCGAAGGCGCGCTACCCCGTCGGTCGAGCCGGGAAAATCGGCGTGCTCGCTCGTTTCCTCCCGGCGAGCGTGCTGGACCGGCTGTACAGTCTCGGGATGTCCCTCGCGTCGCGAGTGCAGTCGAGGGACTGA
- a CDS encoding glycerate kinase type-2 family protein, whose protein sequence is MIRNRDELAGGDGRETALACLEAGIRAAHPRAVVRESVRRSGETLRVLDAEYDLGEYDEVVVAGGGNAAGHVAAALESILGDSLDGGAVVTDDFAETDRVEVLPGDHPVPSERGVDGARSILDLAESADERTLVLAVLTGGGSALLPAPAGDVTLEDLQATTDSLLASGAPINEMNAVRKHLSALKGGQLAAAAAPGAVVGLVLSDVVGDDLGVIASGPTAPDDSTFESALSVLDAYDADAPERVRDRLRRGADGDVSETPGVGDETFDRVTNHVLANARTALDAARDAAAERGYDAMVLSASVRGEACEAAKTHVAVAEEIVTSADPVEPPAVVLSGGETTVTLSGDGGVGSDATDGSADERTESAGGPNQEFATSAAAELDAAGVVLASVDTDGIDGATDAAGAVVDADTVPDGGADAVRTALANNDVARYLDERGALVRTGTTGTNVNDLRVLVVAERS, encoded by the coding sequence ATGATACGGAATCGGGACGAGCTGGCTGGCGGCGACGGCCGGGAGACCGCACTCGCGTGCCTCGAGGCGGGCATCCGGGCCGCCCATCCGCGCGCGGTCGTCCGAGAGTCGGTCCGTCGCTCGGGGGAAACGCTCCGGGTGCTGGACGCCGAGTACGACCTCGGCGAGTACGACGAGGTGGTCGTCGCGGGCGGCGGGAACGCCGCTGGTCACGTGGCCGCCGCGCTCGAATCCATCCTCGGCGACTCCCTCGACGGCGGCGCTGTCGTCACCGACGACTTCGCGGAGACGGACCGAGTCGAGGTGCTGCCGGGCGACCATCCGGTTCCGAGCGAGCGAGGTGTCGACGGCGCGCGCAGTATTCTCGACCTTGCCGAATCCGCGGACGAGCGAACCCTGGTGCTGGCCGTCCTCACCGGCGGCGGAAGCGCTCTTCTGCCCGCGCCGGCGGGCGACGTGACACTCGAGGACCTCCAGGCGACGACCGACTCGCTGCTCGCGAGCGGTGCTCCCATCAACGAGATGAACGCCGTGCGGAAGCACCTCTCCGCACTGAAGGGCGGACAGCTGGCGGCCGCGGCCGCCCCCGGGGCGGTCGTCGGACTGGTGCTCAGCGACGTGGTCGGCGACGACCTCGGCGTGATCGCCAGCGGCCCGACGGCCCCCGACGACTCGACGTTCGAATCGGCGCTATCGGTGCTCGACGCCTACGACGCAGACGCGCCCGAGCGTGTCCGCGACCGGCTCAGGCGCGGCGCCGACGGCGACGTCTCCGAGACGCCGGGCGTGGGGGACGAAACGTTCGACCGCGTGACCAACCACGTGCTGGCGAACGCGCGGACAGCGCTCGACGCGGCCCGCGACGCAGCCGCCGAGCGCGGCTACGATGCGATGGTTCTCTCGGCGAGCGTGCGGGGCGAGGCCTGCGAGGCGGCCAAGACTCACGTCGCCGTCGCCGAGGAGATTGTCACGAGCGCCGACCCCGTCGAGCCGCCGGCGGTCGTCCTCTCGGGCGGCGAGACCACCGTGACGCTCTCCGGGGACGGCGGCGTCGGGAGCGACGCGACTGACGGTTCGGCGGACGAGCGAACCGAGTCCGCCGGCGGCCCGAACCAGGAGTTCGCCACGAGCGCCGCGGCGGAACTCGACGCGGCCGGCGTCGTGCTGGCGTCCGTAGACACCGACGGCATCGACGGCGCGACCGACGCGGCGGGCGCCGTTGTCGACGCCGACACGGTCCCCGATGGCGGCGCCGACGCTGTTCGCACGGCGCTCGCGAACAACGACGTCGCCCGGTATCTCGACGAGCGAGGCGCGCTCGTTCGAACGGGGACGACAGGAACGAACGTCAACGACCTCCGAGTGCTGGTCGTCGCGGAGCGGTCCTAG
- a CDS encoding GntP family permease, protein MLSGIPLVLLLLAAIAFIIVATAKLDLHAFLTLLVAAYGTALVAGVAPSEAAALVTNGFGSVLGYIGIVILAGTIIGTALERSGAAIVIAESILDVVGEEHTTTVMAITGSFVSIPVFCDSGFVILSGLNRTLADRSSLSLATVGVALAGGLYVTHVFVPPTPGPIAAAGIIGADIGLVMLAGIVVSAPIVFVAAVWADRVASRFHIDPDPEMTVEEIEDEYGTLPSPAASFAPLVVPIVLIALGSVAAYPEAANPELITGTLQNWLLFFGDPAVALIIGAFVSFAAVPEFTDEVTDEWVSEGITNAAVILAVTGAGGAFGNVLGALPLQDFVTSTFGGLGIGLLAAFVIAAAMKTALGSSTVAILTTASLVAPLLEPLGLASQWGRVFAVLAIGAGSMTVSHANDSYFWIITEFTDMEAATAYQAWTLATLALGVTSIVWIVVLRGLVGLVL, encoded by the coding sequence ATGTTATCGGGAATACCGCTGGTATTGTTGCTGCTGGCGGCAATCGCGTTCATCATCGTCGCCACCGCAAAACTGGATTTACACGCGTTTCTCACCCTGCTCGTCGCGGCGTACGGAACCGCGCTCGTCGCGGGAGTCGCGCCAAGCGAGGCGGCGGCACTCGTCACGAACGGATTCGGCAGTGTGCTCGGCTACATCGGTATCGTAATTCTCGCCGGGACCATCATCGGCACCGCGCTCGAACGGTCGGGCGCAGCCATCGTCATCGCCGAGTCGATTCTCGACGTCGTCGGCGAGGAACACACGACCACGGTGATGGCCATCACGGGAAGTTTCGTGAGCATTCCCGTGTTCTGTGACTCGGGATTCGTCATCCTATCGGGGCTCAACCGAACGCTCGCCGATCGGTCGTCGCTCTCACTCGCCACGGTCGGCGTCGCGCTCGCCGGCGGGCTCTACGTCACGCACGTGTTCGTCCCACCGACGCCCGGCCCCATCGCTGCAGCGGGCATCATCGGCGCGGACATCGGCCTCGTCATGCTCGCGGGAATCGTTGTGAGCGCTCCCATCGTGTTCGTCGCCGCGGTGTGGGCCGACCGGGTCGCCTCCCGGTTCCACATCGACCCCGACCCGGAGATGACGGTCGAGGAGATCGAAGACGAGTACGGCACGCTTCCGTCGCCTGCCGCCTCGTTCGCACCGCTAGTGGTCCCCATCGTGCTCATCGCGCTCGGGAGTGTCGCCGCGTACCCCGAGGCGGCAAATCCGGAACTGATCACGGGCACGCTCCAGAACTGGCTGCTGTTCTTCGGTGACCCCGCAGTCGCGCTCATCATTGGCGCCTTCGTCTCCTTCGCCGCCGTCCCCGAGTTCACCGACGAGGTCACCGACGAGTGGGTGAGCGAAGGTATCACGAACGCCGCCGTCATCCTCGCCGTGACCGGTGCCGGCGGCGCGTTCGGCAACGTGCTGGGCGCGCTCCCGCTTCAGGACTTCGTCACCAGCACGTTCGGTGGCCTGGGCATCGGCCTGCTCGCCGCGTTCGTCATCGCGGCCGCGATGAAGACCGCACTCGGCTCCTCGACCGTTGCCATCCTGACGACGGCGAGCCTCGTCGCACCGCTGCTCGAACCGCTCGGTCTCGCCTCGCAGTGGGGCCGGGTGTTCGCGGTGCTCGCCATCGGCGCGGGGAGCATGACAGTGAGCCACGCAAACGACTCCTACTTCTGGATCATCACCGAGTTCACCGACATGGAGGCGGCGACAGCCTACCAGGCGTGGACGCTGGCGACGCTCGCGCTCGGCGTCACGAGCATCGTCTGGATCGTCGTCCTCAGAGGCCTGGTCGGCCTGGTCCTGTAA
- a CDS encoding ArsA family ATPase yields the protein MDELEVEAVDSLDPGVGAGTAEYVLYGGKGGVGKTTMAAATALASANAGTSTLVVSTDPAHSLSDTLGAEIPSRPAQIREDAPLWAVEIDPDDALSQAGMFGQEGGFAGGLDALLGGAAGDSADDAAMMPGADEAAAMQLLLEYLDDERFDRVVVDTAPTGHTLRLLELPEVLDSMVGRLVQMRERFGGMLDGVKGMFGGGGDGAEDDGFGDLDAVKERVERLRGVLTDPARTDFRVVMVPEEMSVVESERLVSRLDEFGVPVGTVVVNRVMEPLADVTDVPTEAFVAPDPEHCDFCSRRWAVQQGALADAQDLFRGHDVKRVPLLAEEVRGERSLRVVASCLD from the coding sequence ATGGACGAACTCGAGGTCGAGGCGGTCGACTCCCTCGACCCCGGCGTCGGGGCGGGGACCGCGGAGTACGTGCTGTACGGCGGGAAGGGCGGCGTGGGGAAGACGACGATGGCGGCGGCGACGGCGCTCGCCAGCGCGAACGCTGGCACGTCGACGCTCGTCGTGTCGACGGACCCCGCGCACTCGCTGTCGGACACACTCGGCGCCGAAATTCCGTCACGGCCGGCGCAGATTCGGGAGGACGCGCCGCTGTGGGCGGTCGAGATCGACCCCGACGACGCGCTCTCGCAGGCCGGGATGTTCGGCCAGGAGGGCGGGTTCGCCGGCGGTCTGGACGCGCTGCTCGGGGGCGCGGCGGGCGACAGCGCCGACGACGCCGCGATGATGCCCGGCGCGGATGAGGCCGCGGCGATGCAACTCCTCCTCGAGTACCTGGACGACGAGCGCTTCGACCGCGTGGTCGTCGACACCGCGCCGACCGGGCACACGCTCCGACTGCTCGAACTCCCGGAGGTCCTCGACTCCATGGTCGGGCGCCTCGTGCAGATGCGCGAGCGCTTCGGCGGGATGCTCGACGGCGTGAAGGGGATGTTCGGCGGAGGCGGCGACGGCGCCGAGGACGACGGCTTCGGCGACCTCGACGCCGTGAAAGAGCGCGTCGAGCGACTCCGTGGCGTGCTCACGGACCCGGCGCGGACCGACTTCCGCGTCGTGATGGTGCCAGAGGAGATGAGCGTCGTGGAGTCCGAGCGTCTCGTCTCCCGACTCGACGAGTTCGGCGTGCCGGTCGGCACCGTCGTCGTGAACCGCGTGATGGAGCCACTCGCGGACGTCACCGACGTGCCGACCGAGGCGTTCGTCGCGCCCGACCCCGAGCACTGCGACTTTTGCTCGCGACGCTGGGCGGTCCAGCAGGGCGCGCTCGCGGACGCCCAGGACCTGTTCCGCGGCCACGACGTGAAACGCGTGCCGCTGCTCGCGGAGGAAGTCAGAGGCGAGCGCTCGCTTCGCGTCGTCGCGTCCTGCCTGGACTGA
- a CDS encoding CinA family protein yields MRDHADDPPVEETLGDALRDAGHTVAVAESCTGGLVGSLLTDVPGSSEYFDRATVTYSYDAKLDSGITREALDEHGAVSEPVARQMAQAARDSAGTTWGVSTTGVAGPSGGTEETPVGTVFVGVAYRGDWGSQSSYATVERYEFEGDRADVKEQIARRALHDLAAELEAVRE; encoded by the coding sequence ATGCGCGACCACGCCGACGACCCCCCGGTCGAGGAGACACTCGGGGACGCCCTCCGTGACGCCGGGCACACCGTCGCCGTGGCGGAGTCCTGCACGGGCGGTCTCGTCGGGTCGCTGCTCACGGACGTGCCGGGGTCGAGTGAGTACTTCGACCGCGCCACCGTCACGTACTCCTACGACGCGAAACTCGACAGCGGCATCACCCGGGAGGCGCTCGACGAACACGGCGCGGTCAGCGAACCCGTCGCGCGCCAGATGGCTCAGGCCGCCCGGGACAGTGCCGGCACGACGTGGGGAGTCTCCACGACCGGCGTCGCGGGACCGAGTGGCGGCACCGAGGAGACGCCGGTCGGGACGGTCTTCGTCGGCGTCGCGTACCGCGGCGACTGGGGCTCGCAGTCCTCTTACGCGACTGTCGAGCGCTACGAGTTCGAGGGTGACAGAGCCGACGTGAAAGAGCAGATCGCGAGACGCGCGCTCCACGACCTGGCTGCGGAACTCGAGGCGGTGCGCGAGTGA
- a CDS encoding metal-dependent hydrolase, which yields MNKRDHVLNGVLLAIGLGYVWYPAGGVATLQTIAAVAVPVVLGALLPDVDTSLGRHRKTLHNLPVLALLYAFPYVFANLRYVWIGVATHYVLDALGSKRGVALFYPFSKTEYGLPVGVATVSKYASVVTVVVTALELALVAAALHVAPDVVPSLDVVPSDVANALARLPRPW from the coding sequence ATGAACAAGCGAGACCACGTCCTCAACGGTGTTCTACTCGCCATCGGCCTGGGGTACGTCTGGTATCCCGCAGGCGGGGTGGCGACCCTCCAGACCATCGCCGCGGTCGCGGTCCCCGTGGTGCTCGGCGCGCTGCTCCCGGACGTCGACACGAGCCTCGGGCGCCACCGGAAGACGCTGCACAACCTCCCAGTGCTCGCGCTCCTCTACGCGTTCCCGTACGTCTTCGCGAACCTCCGGTACGTCTGGATCGGGGTCGCCACGCACTACGTGCTCGACGCCCTCGGGAGCAAGCGCGGCGTCGCGTTGTTCTACCCGTTCTCGAAGACCGAGTACGGCCTCCCGGTCGGCGTCGCCACCGTCTCGAAGTACGCGAGCGTCGTGACCGTCGTCGTCACCGCACTCGAACTCGCGCTCGTCGCGGCGGCCCTCCACGTCGCTCCGGATGTGGTTCCCAGCCTGGATGTGGTTCCCAGTGACGTCGCGAACGCGCTCGCCCGACTGCCCCGCCCGTGGTGA
- a CDS encoding rubrerythrin-like domain-containing protein yields the protein MGNAGENTYECNDCGNRMKAEHQPEVCPKCGGDMIDISVSRE from the coding sequence ATGGGAAACGCCGGCGAGAACACCTACGAGTGCAACGACTGCGGGAATCGGATGAAGGCCGAACACCAGCCGGAGGTCTGTCCGAAGTGCGGCGGTGACATGATCGACATCAGCGTCTCCCGGGAGTAA
- a CDS encoding PHP-associated domain-containing protein: MPTTRADLHVKVLDEAVVERAKAAGVDVLVYAPHFTRLPDVRERADRFSDDELLVVPGREVFTGSYRDRRHLLAIGLEDPVPDFVTLSGALSAFDEQDAAVLAPHPTFLNVSLSAGDLSRYREQIDAVETYNPKLLSHHCKRARSIANAHDIPAFASTYAHLPRTIGEVWTEFDTDIESEADLVAALRDGVERRTYHHHGVRHRTRSFTEKLHLAYENSWEKVDRLFLSGTEPTHPRHIAYDGRFDDVSVY; encoded by the coding sequence GTGCCGACGACACGGGCGGACCTCCACGTGAAGGTGCTCGACGAGGCGGTCGTCGAGCGAGCGAAGGCCGCGGGCGTCGACGTACTCGTCTACGCGCCACACTTCACGCGACTGCCGGACGTGCGCGAGCGCGCCGACCGGTTCTCCGACGACGAGTTGCTCGTGGTGCCGGGCCGCGAAGTGTTCACGGGGTCGTACCGCGACCGCAGGCACCTCCTCGCAATCGGACTCGAAGACCCCGTTCCAGACTTCGTGACGCTTTCGGGCGCGCTGTCGGCGTTCGACGAGCAGGACGCGGCGGTGCTAGCCCCGCATCCGACGTTCCTGAACGTGAGCCTGAGCGCCGGCGACCTGAGCCGCTACCGCGAACAGATCGACGCCGTGGAGACGTACAACCCGAAACTCCTCTCGCATCACTGCAAGCGAGCGCGGAGCATCGCGAACGCCCACGACATCCCGGCGTTCGCGTCGACGTACGCCCACCTGCCCCGGACGATCGGCGAGGTGTGGACGGAGTTCGACACAGACATCGAGAGTGAGGCCGACCTCGTCGCCGCGCTCCGGGACGGCGTCGAACGGCGCACGTACCACCACCACGGCGTGCGCCACCGGACACGGAGCTTCACGGAGAAACTCCACCTCGCCTACGAGAACTCCTGGGAGAAGGTCGACCGACTGTTCCTCTCGGGCACCGAACCGACGCACCCGCGCCACATCGCGTACGACGGCCGGTTCGACGACGTCTCTGTCTACTGA
- a CDS encoding cupin domain-containing protein, which yields MEKVEIDDVRNEPNPLGVHGVRRPISDALGTDDVSMAFYELAPGEQFSGGLHAHHDQEEVFYVLAGTATFDVGTERESVTVEEGQLIRFPPGQFQSGRNETDDPVRALAIGAPGARHNWADLESLIPCPECGEVTSHGVREPTDDGRMPVYCNECGNELV from the coding sequence ATGGAGAAAGTCGAGATAGACGACGTGCGAAACGAACCGAATCCGCTCGGCGTTCACGGCGTTCGACGACCGATTTCCGACGCACTCGGGACGGACGACGTATCGATGGCGTTCTACGAACTCGCGCCGGGCGAGCAGTTCTCCGGCGGCCTCCACGCACACCACGACCAGGAGGAGGTGTTCTACGTGCTCGCTGGAACGGCCACGTTCGACGTCGGGACCGAGCGCGAGTCGGTGACGGTCGAGGAGGGACAACTGATCCGCTTCCCGCCGGGTCAGTTCCAGAGTGGGCGAAACGAGACGGACGACCCAGTGCGCGCACTGGCCATCGGCGCGCCGGGCGCTCGCCACAACTGGGCGGACCTCGAATCACTGATTCCATGCCCGGAGTGCGGCGAGGTGACGAGCCACGGCGTCCGGGAGCCCACCGACGACGGACGGATGCCGGTGTACTGCAACGAGTGCGGGAACGAACTGGTCTGA